One Sphingobacteruim zhuxiongii DNA window includes the following coding sequences:
- a CDS encoding CDP-alcohol phosphatidyltransferase family protein, whose product MSDEKINKKLFQDRKRTNILSNPEQRLITYLVPRIPNWITSDGLTAIGLFGSFMILGSFLLAEYVHINYLLLGIIGFFVQWFGDSLDGRIAFYRNKSRKWYGFALDIVMDWVSTVFIGLGYVLYAQGDFKYLGFTLVALYGWAMIISQLRYRITDKYTIDAGVVGPTEIRVIISAVLVLEVFVPGSLNYSVLGICIILFFINLGDTKNLLKLGDLKDAEEKAAKLKEGQQS is encoded by the coding sequence ATGAGTGACGAAAAAATCAATAAAAAATTGTTCCAGGACAGAAAACGGACGAACATCCTAAGTAATCCTGAACAAAGGTTAATTACCTATTTAGTACCTCGTATTCCAAATTGGATTACTTCGGACGGACTAACAGCTATCGGTTTATTTGGTTCATTCATGATCCTTGGTAGTTTTCTTCTTGCTGAATATGTGCATATCAATTACCTGTTGTTGGGTATCATTGGTTTTTTTGTGCAGTGGTTTGGCGATTCTTTAGACGGTAGAATTGCTTTCTACAGAAATAAGTCAAGGAAGTGGTATGGCTTCGCACTAGATATCGTGATGGATTGGGTGAGTACCGTGTTTATTGGTCTTGGCTATGTTTTATATGCCCAGGGAGATTTTAAGTATCTTGGGTTTACATTAGTGGCTTTATACGGTTGGGCGATGATTATCTCGCAGCTTCGTTATCGTATTACTGATAAATATACGATTGATGCCGGAGTTGTCGGACCCACTGAAATTCGCGTGATTATTTCTGCAGTATTGGTTCTTGAGGTTTTTGTGCCTGGATCCCTTAACTATAGTGTTCTTGGTATATGTATTATCTTGTTTTTTATTAATCTAGGAGATACTAAGAATTTATTAAAGTTAGGTGATTTAAAAGATGCTGAAGAGAAAGCCGCTAAACTAAAAGAAGGTCAGCAATCCTAG
- a CDS encoding GtrA family protein produces the protein MTAKVREFLKVQLSAFVGGLSDFGIYTFCYTVLKYSAPFSNVISGSLGAVVNFTINRYWSFNSTAQSLGSQLWKFIIVVLGSIGLKSLGIHVFVDIMHWHFLLSKLIVEIVVSLGFNFTLQKYWVFKK, from the coding sequence ATGACAGCGAAAGTACGAGAGTTTCTGAAAGTTCAGTTGTCCGCCTTTGTAGGTGGATTGTCTGACTTTGGTATCTATACTTTCTGCTATACCGTGTTGAAATATTCAGCGCCCTTCTCCAATGTGATAAGCGGTAGTTTAGGTGCAGTTGTTAATTTTACTATTAACCGTTATTGGTCTTTCAATAGTACAGCACAATCCCTAGGTAGTCAACTTTGGAAATTTATTATTGTTGTGCTAGGCAGTATCGGTCTTAAATCCTTAGGGATACATGTCTTCGTAGATATCATGCATTGGCATTTTTTACTTTCAAAGTTAATTGTAGAAATAGTCGTTTCATTGGGTTTTAATTTTACTCTTCAAAAATATTGGGTCTTTAAAAAATAA
- a CDS encoding S10 family peptidase, protein MKNLLLFSILMLFLGDALAQRIPNADTVVVTKHQITANGQKFSYTAHAGTQPVWDTKGKVLATVHYTYYTRDGIDNKAKRPLVISFNGGPGSGSVWMHVAYTGPKLLNIDDEGYPLQPYGVKENPYSILDVADIVFVDPINTGFSRILDEKADRTQFFGVNADIKYLAEWINTFVTRYNRWTSPKYLIGESYGTTRVSGLALELQNSQWMYLNGVILVSPTELGIRRDGAVEKANIWPYYTAAAWYHKRLNPELQSRDLEEILPEVEKFTIDELLPAIARGSSLEASQKEAIIKKMARYSSLSETVIAQNNLDISTSLFWKELLRDKGQTIGRLDSRYIGVDQRDGGERPDYNAELSSWLHSFTPAINYYYANELNYKTDVKYNMFGSVHPWDNSNDRTGYNLREAMASNPYLHLMVQSGYFDGACDYFNAKYNLWQMDPSGKLASRMSFIGYRSGHMMYLRKEDLIKANEDIRQFIKKSLPAADKAAKY, encoded by the coding sequence ATGAAAAATCTTCTTTTATTCTCGATTTTAATGCTTTTTCTTGGGGATGCTTTAGCGCAGCGCATTCCAAATGCAGATACTGTTGTTGTAACTAAGCATCAGATCACTGCAAATGGACAGAAGTTCTCTTATACAGCACATGCGGGTACTCAGCCTGTATGGGATACTAAAGGAAAGGTGCTTGCTACTGTACATTATACCTATTATACGCGAGATGGTATTGATAACAAAGCTAAACGTCCGTTGGTTATTTCTTTTAATGGTGGTCCCGGTTCAGGATCCGTATGGATGCATGTTGCCTATACTGGCCCTAAGCTATTGAATATAGACGATGAAGGTTACCCACTACAACCCTATGGTGTAAAAGAGAACCCGTATTCAATCCTTGATGTTGCTGACATTGTTTTCGTAGATCCTATTAATACCGGCTTTTCAAGGATATTAGATGAGAAGGCAGATAGAACACAGTTCTTTGGTGTTAATGCAGACATTAAATATCTTGCTGAATGGATTAATACGTTTGTTACCAGATATAATCGTTGGACTTCTCCTAAATATTTAATAGGTGAAAGTTACGGTACAACACGTGTATCAGGCTTAGCTTTAGAGCTTCAGAACTCACAATGGATGTATCTTAATGGTGTCATTCTTGTTTCGCCTACTGAGCTAGGTATTCGTCGAGATGGGGCTGTTGAGAAAGCTAACATTTGGCCTTATTATACAGCAGCAGCCTGGTATCACAAGCGTTTAAATCCTGAATTGCAGAGCAGAGACTTAGAAGAGATATTACCAGAAGTTGAGAAGTTTACTATAGATGAGCTTCTGCCAGCAATCGCAAGAGGTTCTAGTTTGGAAGCGTCACAGAAGGAGGCAATCATTAAGAAGATGGCACGTTACTCCAGTTTATCAGAGACTGTTATAGCACAAAATAATTTAGATATTTCGACTTCACTCTTTTGGAAGGAGTTATTGCGTGATAAAGGACAGACGATTGGACGTCTTGATTCACGTTACATTGGCGTTGATCAAAGGGATGGTGGTGAACGTCCTGACTATAATGCAGAATTGAGCTCTTGGTTACATTCTTTCACCCCAGCGATTAATTATTACTACGCGAACGAATTGAATTATAAGACCGACGTCAAATACAATATGTTTGGTTCTGTACATCCTTGGGATAATAGCAATGACCGTACAGGATATAATTTACGTGAAGCGATGGCCTCAAATCCATACCTTCATCTCATGGTTCAATCGGGATATTTTGATGGCGCCTGTGATTACTTTAATGCGAAATATAATTTGTGGCAAATGGATCCTTCTGGGAAACTAGCAAGTCGCATGAGTTTCATTGGTTATCGTAGTGGTCATATGATGTACCTACGCAAGGAGGATTTAATAAAAGCAAACGAGGATATTCGTCAGTTTATTAAGAAATCCCTACCGGCAGCTGATAAAGCCGCGAAGTATTAA
- the putP gene encoding sodium/proline symporter PutP: MNIYELISIGLYMLLMILIGLYSYKKSTSNSDDFLIGGRKMGAAVTALSAGAADMSGWLLMGLPGAMYLTGLSASWIAIGLTIGAFLNYVIVAPRLRVYTEVAKNSITLPVFFENRFHDKTQLLKITSSVLILVFFTLYTSAGMVSGGRLFESAFQMDYYTGLFVTSSVVVLYTFLGGFLAVSLTDFVQGTIMVLALVILPTVIVYQIGGMSETLEIIETKNANYLDLFKGTTTISILSLVAWGLGYFGQPHILVRFMAIEHVSDIPKARNIGISWMIFTVGGAMLVGLFGIAYLIKYDPVEMQRFDGSKEVAETIFIHLSRTLFHPLVGGFLLSAILAAVMSTISSQLLVTSSSMTEDIYKTFFNKEASPKRMLLVSRLSVLIVAIIALLLSLSPKDSILNLVGNAWAGFGAAFGPLIILSLLWKRTTAMGGLFGMLVGGAVVLAWVYIPHNYKEVYEMIPGFISSFLTIVIVSLLTKPVSKEIEMEFDEVDRIVKQS; this comes from the coding sequence ATGAATATTTACGAATTGATCTCCATTGGCCTATATATGCTACTGATGATTCTTATAGGTTTATACTCCTATAAAAAATCTACCAGCAACTCTGATGATTTCCTAATTGGCGGGCGTAAAATGGGAGCTGCAGTTACTGCACTGTCTGCAGGAGCGGCTGATATGAGCGGTTGGTTATTAATGGGCTTACCTGGCGCCATGTATTTGACGGGGCTTTCCGCTTCATGGATTGCCATTGGACTAACTATAGGCGCATTTCTTAATTATGTTATTGTTGCTCCACGTCTTCGAGTATACACAGAAGTGGCCAAGAATTCAATAACACTACCTGTTTTTTTTGAGAATAGATTTCATGATAAGACTCAACTATTGAAGATTACTTCATCGGTATTAATTCTCGTCTTTTTTACGCTATACACTTCCGCAGGAATGGTGTCAGGGGGGCGATTATTTGAATCGGCGTTCCAAATGGATTACTATACTGGGCTGTTTGTTACGAGCTCAGTAGTCGTATTATATACTTTTTTAGGTGGATTTCTTGCGGTTAGTTTAACTGATTTTGTACAAGGTACCATTATGGTGTTGGCTTTAGTAATTCTTCCAACGGTGATTGTATATCAAATTGGTGGAATGTCTGAAACATTGGAAATTATTGAGACTAAGAATGCAAATTATCTAGATTTATTTAAAGGGACTACCACGATATCTATTTTATCGCTAGTAGCCTGGGGCTTAGGCTACTTCGGCCAACCGCATATATTGGTTCGCTTTATGGCGATTGAACATGTCAGTGATATTCCAAAGGCGCGCAATATTGGTATTTCGTGGATGATATTTACTGTCGGAGGAGCAATGCTTGTAGGCTTATTTGGTATTGCCTATTTAATAAAGTATGATCCTGTGGAAATGCAACGATTTGATGGTTCGAAGGAAGTTGCGGAAACAATCTTTATACATCTGTCAAGAACCTTATTTCATCCACTCGTCGGAGGCTTTCTATTGTCAGCCATTCTAGCTGCAGTGATGAGTACTATATCCTCTCAGCTATTAGTGACTTCGAGTTCGATGACCGAGGATATTTATAAAACCTTTTTTAACAAGGAAGCATCGCCGAAGCGAATGTTACTGGTGAGCCGTTTGTCTGTATTAATTGTTGCAATAATTGCTCTTCTTCTCTCTTTGAGTCCAAAGGATAGTATCTTAAATTTAGTTGGAAACGCCTGGGCTGGTTTTGGAGCGGCATTTGGGCCATTAATTATCCTCTCATTACTTTGGAAGAGAACAACTGCAATGGGCGGTTTATTCGGTATGCTAGTGGGTGGAGCTGTCGTATTAGCATGGGTTTATATACCACATAATTATAAAGAAGTTTATGAAATGATCCCAGGCTTTATCTCTAGCTTCTTAACAATTGTAATTGTATCCCTGTTGACTAAGCCTGTAAGTAAAGAAATTGAAATGGAATTCGATGAGGTTGATCGTATTGTAAAGCAAAGCTAA
- a CDS encoding CPBP family intramembrane glutamic endopeptidase: MLKILQHFWSFVLNPTDRKLNPYRTDTYSKVFFTMFFFKVVILAVILPLQYLIQYLDPIFTKKDDADENVLIYMISVVVLAPLVEEFAFRFFLKYKKFYGKLISRNTWRKNYRWIAYTSVFLYGFAHLSNFENANLLFYILGILIVSSNLVDGFVFTFIRVRLGFIYSWGLYGFWNLFTFSLLGTIILLKNPITKVNNPSISMEINVSQFRDTSELLFFVRESSDTLYNLNVRQYPLSQVVDSLYGKGTYQVYDDYVDIDMRSAKGYRKDSLLILLKKEFTIEPINK; encoded by the coding sequence ATGCTTAAGATTCTTCAACATTTTTGGAGTTTCGTCTTAAATCCTACCGATAGGAAATTAAACCCTTATAGAACTGACACCTATAGTAAGGTTTTCTTTACTATGTTTTTCTTCAAGGTGGTAATATTGGCGGTTATACTACCTTTACAGTATCTTATTCAATACCTCGACCCAATTTTCACGAAGAAAGATGACGCAGATGAAAATGTATTAATTTACATGATCTCGGTCGTCGTGTTAGCTCCATTAGTTGAAGAATTTGCTTTTAGATTTTTTTTGAAGTACAAAAAATTCTATGGAAAGCTTATCTCCAGAAATACTTGGAGAAAAAACTATCGTTGGATAGCCTATACTTCTGTTTTCTTATATGGTTTTGCGCACCTTAGTAACTTTGAAAACGCCAATCTACTTTTCTATATACTGGGTATTCTAATTGTCTCTTCAAACTTAGTTGATGGTTTCGTATTTACGTTTATACGTGTGCGACTAGGATTTATATATAGCTGGGGACTATACGGTTTCTGGAACTTATTTACATTCTCCTTGCTCGGTACTATCATACTATTGAAGAATCCAATAACCAAAGTAAACAATCCATCCATAAGCATGGAAATCAATGTATCTCAATTTCGAGATACGTCTGAATTGTTATTTTTTGTGCGTGAATCCTCCGACACTTTATACAACCTTAATGTTCGCCAATATCCTTTAAGTCAAGTAGTCGATTCATTATATGGAAAGGGTACATATCAAGTTTACGATGATTATGTAGATATTGATATGCGCTCCGCTAAAGGATATAGAAAGGACTCATTGTTGATACTTTTAAAGAAAGAATTTACAATTGAACCCATCAACAAATAG